A single region of the Marinobacter salinus genome encodes:
- the ccoN gene encoding cytochrome-c oxidase, cbb3-type subunit I has translation MSTVNANLTYNYKVVRQFAIMTLVWGIVGMAMGVLIASQLVWPAMNLDMPWTHFGRLRPLHTNAVIFGFGGSALFATAYYVVQRTCQARLISDGLAAFTFWGWQAIIVSAAISLPMGLTSSKEYAELEWPIDIAITVVWVAFALVFFGTVMKRSTPHIYVANWFYGAFIITVAFLHVGNNLALPVSAFKSYSAYAGVTDAMMQWWWGHNAVGFFLTAGFLGMMYYFVPKQANRPVYSYRLSIVHFWALIATYVWAGGHHLHYSALPDWAQTAGMIMSLILLAPSWGGMINGMMTLSGAWHKLRTDPILRFLVVSLSFYGMSTFEGPMMAIKTVNALSHNTDWTIGHVHSGALGWVAMISIGAIYHLIPKLWGLQAMYSTAMINVHFWLATVGTVLYIVAMWVNGIMQGLMWRAVNEDGTLTYSFVESLEASYPGYFVRFLGGVIFLGGMLIMAYNVYMTVRQKEATAQDNAAVQAA, from the coding sequence ATGAGCACAGTAAATGCAAACCTGACTTACAACTACAAGGTGGTAAGACAATTTGCCATCATGACGTTGGTCTGGGGCATTGTAGGCATGGCTATGGGCGTGTTGATCGCGTCCCAGCTTGTTTGGCCGGCGATGAACCTTGACATGCCCTGGACGCACTTCGGTCGATTACGGCCGTTACATACCAACGCCGTCATCTTCGGCTTTGGCGGAAGCGCCCTGTTCGCTACGGCGTATTACGTGGTGCAACGCACCTGTCAGGCCCGACTGATCTCGGACGGACTGGCGGCTTTCACTTTTTGGGGCTGGCAGGCGATCATTGTTTCCGCAGCGATCTCCTTGCCGATGGGCCTTACCTCATCCAAGGAATATGCCGAGCTCGAATGGCCAATCGACATCGCTATTACGGTGGTGTGGGTGGCGTTCGCGCTGGTGTTCTTTGGCACCGTCATGAAACGCAGCACTCCGCACATATATGTTGCCAACTGGTTCTATGGCGCCTTTATCATTACGGTTGCCTTCCTGCACGTCGGCAACAACCTTGCACTGCCAGTCAGCGCATTTAAATCCTACTCTGCATACGCGGGTGTTACCGACGCTATGATGCAGTGGTGGTGGGGCCATAATGCAGTAGGGTTCTTCCTGACTGCCGGCTTCCTGGGCATGATGTATTATTTCGTTCCCAAACAGGCCAATCGCCCGGTTTACTCCTATCGCCTGTCCATCGTTCACTTCTGGGCACTGATCGCGACCTACGTATGGGCCGGTGGTCACCACCTGCACTACTCTGCCTTGCCTGACTGGGCTCAAACAGCGGGCATGATCATGTCACTTATACTCCTGGCTCCATCGTGGGGCGGCATGATCAACGGGATGATGACGCTCTCCGGCGCATGGCACAAACTGCGCACCGACCCGATCCTGCGCTTCCTCGTGGTGTCCTTGTCCTTCTATGGCATGTCCACGTTCGAAGGGCCCATGATGGCCATCAAGACCGTCAATGCGCTCTCGCACAACACTGACTGGACCATTGGTCATGTTCATTCCGGGGCACTTGGCTGGGTTGCCATGATCAGTATCGGCGCTATCTACCACCTGATACCCAAGCTCTGGGGCTTGCAGGCTATGTACAGCACGGCAATGATCAACGTGCATTTCTGGCTCGCTACCGTCGGCACCGTACTGTACATCGTCGCGATGTGGGTCAATGGCATTATGCAGGGCCTGATGTGGCGCGCGGTCAACGAGGACGGAACCCTGACATACAGCTTCGTCGAATCTCTTGAGGCCTCCTACCCAGGCTACTTCGTCCGATTCCTCGGTGGCGTCATCTTCCTCGGCGGCATGCTGATCATGGCTTACAACGTGTACATGACCGTTCGCCAGAAAGAGGCAACTGCACAGGACAACGCAGCGGTCCAAGCGGCGTAA
- a CDS encoding alpha/beta family hydrolase, which translates to MELIKTKGYGEGAEVVMVLAHGAGAPADSPFMQELADALDLSGIPNVRFEFPYMQKRRKDGKKRPPDRQPILLDCFRDIVSQVRQEVGADCLLTVGGKSMGGRMASILATEATDIDGVACFGYPFHPPGKSDRWRTGHFSQIGCPMLVVQGTRDPFGKREELAGRGPELQGITVHWLEGGNHDFQPLARQSSSQKNLILDAARETRCFFDQCLRR; encoded by the coding sequence GTGGAATTGATTAAGACCAAAGGATATGGAGAAGGGGCAGAAGTTGTAATGGTTTTAGCTCATGGGGCGGGTGCTCCGGCGGATTCTCCGTTTATGCAGGAGCTGGCTGATGCGCTGGACCTGAGTGGGATTCCGAATGTCCGTTTTGAGTTCCCCTACATGCAGAAAAGAAGAAAGGATGGCAAGAAGCGGCCGCCGGACCGTCAACCAATATTGTTGGATTGCTTCAGAGACATTGTCAGTCAGGTTCGGCAAGAGGTTGGAGCTGATTGTTTGCTGACAGTGGGTGGTAAGTCCATGGGGGGCAGGATGGCGAGTATTCTTGCTACCGAAGCCACGGATATCGATGGCGTCGCCTGTTTTGGTTATCCATTCCATCCGCCTGGAAAGTCCGACCGGTGGCGTACCGGGCATTTCAGCCAGATTGGCTGCCCTATGTTAGTGGTTCAGGGCACCCGGGATCCGTTCGGGAAGCGGGAAGAATTAGCAGGCAGAGGGCCGGAGCTGCAAGGGATAACAGTCCACTGGCTAGAGGGGGGCAACCATGATTTTCAACCCCTGGCCCGCCAGAGCAGTAGCCAAAAGAACCTGATCCTTGATGCCGCGCGCGAAACCCGGTGTTTTTTTGATCAGTGTCTCCGTCGCTGA
- a CDS encoding sensor domain-containing diguanylate cyclase, producing the protein MSLCVRLLAFMILHLAPAVALPDSPASGPNCPILDATDSHARQSLMSYICFYSADPGDPAHEATVPKQLPESLDWTPAMGHDLVFSHTDSVYWIHLKVRNTGPAQKLWYLKLNYPLLDEVTFWQTGNGRYDHLRTGDQYPFNSRGIDYRYFLLPVTLDSGETRGITLRVRSSGALNVPLSLESPEQVIAQSNHLTLTHGLFYGALLVFAVFNLLLFFSSGTVQYFYNAFYMAALGLFLFSMGGFANQYFWPDSAGFANTSIPLALALCALSMTLFGHSFLEVEKNTIAETTLKALAWLCVGFLALTLVLPYNKTILLNTVLALTVISSLFIVAIIRWRQGYQPAMWYVLAWLVMLVGGLVYALAAFGYLADFLAREALMQLVVGGQVILLNYAMVQRWRLLNEKLLAVEHNARFDLELKVHERTSQLRNTMRELEKANRQLATLSLNDALTGLYNRRHLDNILPELCAESRRTGQPFTLALVDADHFKVINDTWGHGFGDTCLQFIADILTRHVKRPRDIAIRFGGEEFALLLPGTDTEGARKVCRAILHDSATSSLTGPDGAKAILTLSAGIATLTHGETQSGLFERADEALYQAKATGRNKVVASDTLPTE; encoded by the coding sequence ATGTCGCTGTGCGTGCGCCTGTTGGCCTTCATGATCTTGCACCTGGCACCGGCTGTCGCCCTGCCGGATTCTCCCGCGTCGGGCCCGAATTGTCCGATTCTGGACGCAACAGATAGCCATGCACGCCAATCACTCATGAGTTACATCTGTTTTTACAGCGCCGACCCCGGGGATCCGGCTCACGAGGCGACAGTACCGAAGCAACTGCCAGAAAGCCTGGATTGGACCCCGGCCATGGGCCATGATCTCGTCTTCAGCCATACCGACTCGGTATACTGGATCCACCTGAAGGTAAGAAACACGGGGCCCGCCCAGAAACTCTGGTACCTGAAGCTCAATTATCCGCTGCTTGATGAGGTCACATTCTGGCAAACCGGCAATGGCAGGTATGACCACCTCAGAACAGGGGACCAATACCCTTTCAATTCCAGGGGGATAGATTACCGGTATTTCCTCCTTCCCGTCACGCTTGACTCGGGTGAAACCCGGGGAATTACCCTGCGCGTCCGGAGCAGCGGGGCCCTCAACGTACCTTTAAGCCTCGAATCCCCTGAACAGGTGATTGCCCAGAGCAATCACCTGACCTTGACTCATGGGCTTTTTTACGGAGCTCTGCTCGTATTTGCGGTTTTCAACCTTTTGCTGTTCTTCAGCTCAGGGACAGTTCAATACTTTTACAACGCATTTTATATGGCAGCGCTGGGCCTTTTCCTATTCTCCATGGGAGGGTTCGCCAATCAATACTTCTGGCCGGACAGTGCCGGTTTTGCCAATACTTCCATCCCGCTGGCACTCGCTTTGTGCGCTCTTTCCATGACCCTTTTCGGCCACTCCTTCCTTGAAGTCGAAAAAAACACGATTGCTGAAACTACACTCAAGGCTCTGGCGTGGCTTTGCGTTGGTTTTCTGGCACTCACTCTGGTGCTCCCTTACAACAAAACCATCCTCTTAAATACGGTCTTGGCGCTCACCGTTATTTCCAGCCTTTTTATAGTCGCAATCATCCGCTGGCGCCAGGGATACCAGCCGGCCATGTGGTATGTGCTTGCGTGGCTGGTCATGCTGGTCGGTGGACTTGTCTATGCCCTGGCTGCCTTCGGCTACCTGGCAGATTTTCTTGCCCGGGAAGCCCTGATGCAGCTTGTAGTAGGCGGACAGGTTATACTTCTGAACTATGCCATGGTTCAGCGCTGGCGCCTGCTGAACGAAAAATTGCTAGCCGTCGAACACAATGCCCGGTTCGATCTGGAACTCAAGGTTCACGAGCGCACGTCGCAGCTCAGGAACACGATGCGGGAACTCGAGAAAGCCAACCGCCAGCTGGCCACCCTCAGCCTCAACGACGCCTTGACCGGTCTTTATAATCGCAGGCACCTGGATAATATTCTGCCGGAACTGTGCGCTGAATCCCGCCGAACCGGTCAGCCCTTCACTCTGGCACTGGTCGATGCCGACCACTTCAAGGTCATAAATGACACTTGGGGCCACGGCTTTGGTGACACCTGCCTGCAATTCATCGCCGACATCCTGACGCGCCATGTGAAGCGACCTCGGGACATTGCCATCCGTTTTGGAGGAGAAGAGTTCGCCCTGCTGCTGCCCGGGACAGACACAGAAGGCGCACGTAAGGTTTGCCGGGCAATTCTTCACGACTCTGCCACAAGCTCGTTAACCGGTCCGGACGGGGCAAAGGCCATCCTTACATTGAGCGCGGGCATTGCCACTCTCACACACGGAGAAACGCAGAGCGGCTTGTTCGAACGAGCCGACGAGGCGCTGTATCAAGCCAAAGCCACAGGCCGTAACAAGGTCGTTGCGTCGGACACCCTACCGACAGAGTAA
- the rlmM gene encoding 23S rRNA (cytidine(2498)-2'-O)-methyltransferase RlmM: MEQILAFCRPGFEAEAGRELTDKGAQCGLFGYFEPEKGQGFVRYSLSGAETAETLLARVALEDLVFIRDWFVVLGHCSLPGQDRVGAVITGLGNLDRGYPGCARLEIRLSENNSDRDLGNFARKWVSPLSRGLRGAGFLKADQNAPAPARLEILLLDFQQAVMGYSLEGNRSRYVGGIPRLRLPASAPSRSALKLEEAWKVFLPPDQELDYLGGGKQAADLGAAPGGWTWQLVRQGMFVTAVDNGPMNAELMASGQVVHVEGDGYSWRPKRGIDWMVCDIVDQPRKTARLAVDWIAGGFARYTVFNLKLPMKKRYDEWLICRDIIVTGLAEAGIGYRLRARHLYHDREEITCFIERTG, encoded by the coding sequence ATGGAACAGATTCTTGCGTTTTGCCGGCCCGGTTTTGAGGCCGAGGCCGGCCGTGAACTTACCGACAAGGGTGCTCAATGCGGCCTTTTTGGTTATTTTGAGCCGGAAAAGGGGCAGGGATTCGTTCGGTACTCCTTAAGTGGGGCAGAAACGGCAGAAACGCTGCTGGCTCGGGTAGCCCTCGAGGATTTGGTTTTTATCCGGGACTGGTTTGTCGTTCTTGGGCATTGTTCCCTGCCTGGGCAGGACCGGGTCGGTGCCGTGATTACCGGCCTTGGTAACCTCGACCGGGGGTACCCGGGGTGCGCACGACTGGAAATCCGCTTGTCGGAGAACAACAGTGATCGTGATCTTGGAAATTTTGCCCGTAAGTGGGTGTCGCCTCTGTCCCGGGGACTCAGGGGGGCTGGGTTTCTGAAGGCGGATCAGAATGCACCGGCACCCGCCAGGCTTGAGATTCTTTTGTTGGATTTCCAGCAGGCGGTTATGGGCTATAGCCTTGAAGGCAACCGGTCACGATATGTCGGTGGTATTCCCAGGTTGCGCCTGCCAGCTTCCGCGCCCAGCCGGTCGGCACTCAAGCTGGAGGAAGCCTGGAAGGTTTTTTTACCACCGGACCAGGAGCTGGATTACCTGGGTGGTGGCAAACAGGCAGCCGATCTGGGTGCGGCCCCGGGAGGCTGGACTTGGCAGTTGGTGCGTCAGGGGATGTTTGTAACCGCGGTTGACAACGGACCGATGAATGCGGAGCTGATGGCGTCGGGGCAAGTTGTCCACGTTGAGGGGGACGGTTACAGTTGGCGCCCGAAACGGGGCATTGACTGGATGGTGTGCGATATCGTGGATCAGCCCCGAAAAACCGCCAGGCTCGCAGTGGACTGGATTGCCGGCGGCTTCGCCCGGTATACGGTGTTTAACCTCAAGCTGCCGATGAAGAAACGGTATGACGAGTGGCTGATTTGCCGTGATATTATTGTCACCGGGCTGGCAGAGGCGGGCATTGGTTACAGGCTCAGGGCTCGCCACCTCTACCATGACCGGGAGGAGATTACGTGCTTTATCGAGCGTACGGGTTAG
- a CDS encoding antibiotic biosynthesis monooxygenase family protein, whose product MIRVLIERHIAETLEYAYEERARRVLQQAVSAPGFISGETLADSHDLNHRITLANWRSEADWDRWYHSEERRELMAELVPMMDRNETITVLQQSSV is encoded by the coding sequence ATGATCCGGGTCCTTATTGAACGCCATATCGCAGAAACACTGGAATACGCCTATGAGGAGCGGGCCCGAAGGGTTCTGCAACAGGCCGTCAGCGCACCTGGCTTTATTTCCGGGGAGACGCTGGCTGACAGCCATGACCTTAATCACAGAATAACACTGGCCAACTGGCGCTCGGAAGCGGACTGGGACCGCTGGTACCACTCAGAAGAGCGCCGTGAACTCATGGCCGAACTTGTTCCCATGATGGACCGCAATGAGACAATTACCGTTCTGCAACAGAGCTCTGTCTAG
- the tusA gene encoding sulfurtransferase TusA — MAALEYDAELDARGLFCPEPVMMLHNRILDVAPGRSLRVIATDPSTTRDIPRFCQFLGHELISEQEQGGEFVFLIRRGRE; from the coding sequence TTGGCGGCACTAGAATATGACGCGGAACTTGATGCTCGTGGTTTGTTTTGCCCGGAGCCCGTGATGATGTTGCACAACCGTATCCTTGACGTCGCTCCCGGGCGCAGCCTGAGAGTTATAGCCACCGACCCGTCAACAACTCGGGATATACCGCGCTTTTGTCAGTTTCTGGGACATGAACTGATCAGTGAGCAGGAGCAGGGTGGTGAGTTTGTCTTCCTCATCCGTCGTGGCAGGGAATAA
- the dsbD gene encoding protein-disulfide reductase DsbD has protein sequence MTALAAVPDFYRKARLFPRWLTLMLMLLSTGNAMALGNGGGSLFGSSSNGFLPVDEALPFSYTTDNGAVILSWDITPGHYLYQGRVEITPVTESTVSGEPQFSLQGENIQDEYFGEVTVFYDPVDARVPVSLPEGVTEAQLKVTYQGCAKAGLCYPPQTRDVLYYPGSGTGAGADAASTGPAVKPNQVTENGDLQASLSDTSSATGLAGFLSRQSTAVIAGVFFLLGLGLTFTPCVLPMVPIISSLVSGHNTRSTSHALMLSGSYVLGMALTYAAAGVVTGLLGASFNLQAQLQSPVVLGVFAALFVAFALSMFDLFEIQLPRFIREPLNDASHRLTGTRVASIFGIGALSALIVSPCVSAPLAGSLLYISTTQDAVIGGIALFALGLGMGVPLILVAVGGRRLLPTTGHWMTAVKHFYGVMLLAVAIWLIERLVPAWLALTLWGFLIAVTGVQLGAFDAAKAGWERTRKGLGLVMFAYGLALLAGAVGGANDPLKPLAPFTAASARSAPLAAAGHAEFQRVEATEEVRSLLAQASNENRPVVLDFYADWCISCKVMERNVFSDPSVIQALAPYTLVQIDITENTVAQQAFLDELGLFGPPAILFYRKNGQELATQRILGEMNTEEFLDHLRRLGIGA, from the coding sequence ATGACAGCTCTCGCTGCAGTCCCCGACTTCTACCGGAAGGCCCGATTATTCCCTCGGTGGCTAACCCTGATGCTCATGTTACTGTCCACCGGTAACGCCATGGCTCTGGGAAATGGCGGCGGCTCCCTGTTCGGGAGCAGCAGCAATGGTTTCCTGCCTGTGGATGAGGCCCTGCCCTTCAGCTACACAACAGACAATGGCGCGGTCATTCTTTCATGGGATATTACACCCGGCCATTATCTTTATCAGGGGCGGGTGGAAATTACGCCTGTCACGGAGAGCACTGTAAGCGGAGAACCACAGTTTTCGCTGCAAGGCGAGAATATCCAGGATGAATATTTTGGTGAAGTTACCGTCTTCTACGATCCGGTGGATGCCCGGGTACCGGTATCCTTACCTGAAGGGGTTACCGAAGCTCAACTGAAAGTTACGTATCAAGGCTGCGCCAAGGCAGGCCTGTGTTATCCCCCCCAGACCCGTGATGTCCTGTATTACCCGGGCAGCGGAACGGGCGCTGGCGCCGATGCCGCCTCAACCGGTCCCGCCGTCAAACCCAATCAGGTCACAGAGAATGGCGACCTTCAAGCGAGTCTTTCCGACACCTCCTCCGCTACCGGGCTCGCAGGCTTTCTTTCACGACAGTCGACCGCAGTGATCGCTGGCGTATTTTTCCTGTTGGGGCTGGGGCTGACCTTTACGCCCTGCGTCCTCCCGATGGTGCCTATCATCTCGTCACTGGTCTCCGGCCATAACACCCGTAGTACGAGTCACGCCCTGATGCTTTCGGGGAGCTACGTGCTGGGCATGGCCCTGACGTATGCCGCAGCAGGTGTCGTTACCGGCTTGCTGGGAGCCAGCTTTAACCTCCAGGCGCAGCTTCAGTCGCCTGTGGTTCTTGGTGTTTTTGCGGCACTGTTCGTCGCGTTCGCCCTGTCCATGTTCGACCTGTTTGAAATACAGTTGCCACGATTTATCCGCGAACCCTTGAACGACGCCAGTCATCGCCTTACCGGCACCCGTGTCGCGAGCATCTTCGGGATCGGGGCGCTGTCGGCATTGATTGTATCTCCCTGCGTATCCGCACCACTGGCCGGGAGCCTGCTCTACATCTCCACCACCCAGGATGCTGTGATCGGAGGAATCGCTTTGTTTGCCCTGGGTCTCGGGATGGGTGTCCCGCTGATCCTGGTTGCTGTCGGTGGCCGAAGGTTATTGCCAACCACCGGCCACTGGATGACTGCGGTCAAGCATTTCTACGGAGTCATGCTCCTGGCAGTTGCTATCTGGCTGATCGAGCGTCTGGTACCGGCATGGCTGGCTTTGACGCTTTGGGGATTCCTTATTGCAGTCACCGGGGTACAACTCGGAGCATTTGACGCCGCAAAAGCGGGCTGGGAGAGAACCCGTAAAGGCCTGGGTCTGGTCATGTTTGCCTATGGCCTGGCCCTGCTTGCGGGCGCCGTTGGTGGCGCCAATGATCCACTGAAACCTCTCGCCCCTTTTACTGCAGCATCGGCAAGATCAGCTCCTCTGGCAGCGGCCGGACATGCGGAGTTCCAGCGAGTGGAAGCCACCGAAGAGGTACGCTCACTGTTAGCGCAGGCCAGCAATGAGAACCGCCCAGTGGTACTGGATTTCTACGCAGACTGGTGCATCTCGTGCAAAGTCATGGAGCGAAACGTGTTCAGTGACCCTTCGGTTATTCAGGCACTTGCACCCTATACACTGGTTCAAATTGACATAACAGAGAATACAGTAGCCCAACAGGCGTTTCTGGATGAGCTGGGGCTTTTTGGACCTCCGGCAATTCTCTTCTACCGGAAGAATGGCCAGGAACTGGCAACACAACGGATTCTCGGCGAGATGAATACCGAGGAGTTCCTCGACCACCTGAGGCGGCTGGGTATCGGCGCGTGA
- a CDS encoding elongation factor P hydroxylase: MNHSPNDLIMLFNDLFRETYRTVLVRGSDEPEYLPVSEPLGLAQVVFAHGYYASALHEISHWCIAGEHRRTLHDYGYWYCPDGRTPEQQRAFEQVEVKPQALEWLFSIAAGSRFHISVDNLAGDGAADDTGFRLSVVRQAGDYLRGGLSGRALGFLDTLKRFYGTGDSFVEAWQQDIGRIAPSYSELDTLRKTETV; the protein is encoded by the coding sequence ATGAATCACAGTCCAAATGATCTTATCATGCTGTTTAATGACCTGTTCCGGGAAACTTACCGGACGGTTCTGGTCAGGGGCAGCGATGAACCTGAGTATTTGCCTGTAAGCGAACCCCTAGGGCTCGCGCAGGTCGTTTTTGCACATGGCTATTATGCCAGTGCTCTGCACGAAATAAGCCACTGGTGTATCGCTGGTGAGCACCGGCGCACACTTCATGATTATGGCTACTGGTACTGCCCGGATGGCCGTACGCCAGAGCAACAGCGAGCGTTTGAGCAGGTGGAAGTCAAGCCACAAGCGCTGGAATGGCTGTTTTCGATCGCGGCCGGCTCGCGCTTCCACATCAGTGTGGATAACCTGGCCGGAGATGGAGCTGCAGACGACACTGGCTTCAGGCTCAGTGTGGTTAGGCAGGCCGGTGACTACCTGAGGGGCGGGCTTTCTGGCCGGGCACTGGGCTTTTTGGACACACTGAAACGTTTTTATGGAACCGGAGACAGCTTCGTCGAGGCCTGGCAGCAGGACATCGGGCGAATCGCACCTTCGTACTCCGAACTGGACACCTTGAGGAAAACTGAGACTGTATGA
- a CDS encoding DEAD/DEAH box helicase, whose protein sequence is MTSDPKHTGDLRFRDLNLDKRLLDAITAIGFEYCTPIQAETLPWTLACEDLIGQAQTGTGKTAAFLITAIQTLLETPIPENERFASEPRVLALAPTRELAMQIAKDAEQLCQYTGHNVVTVVGGMNYDKQRDQLQNGVVDILVATPGRLIDFLGSQDVFLDQLDILILDEADRMLDMGFIPDVKRIIRKCSAKEDRQTLLFSATFNQDVLNLASMWTQNAEFVEIEPEQKTAERVEQTVYLVGEDEKLPVLVNYLKRPEVEKAIVFANRRDQCRDLEEDLRNQGVKVSLMSGEIAQNKRLKTLDQFKKGSIQVLVATDVAGRGIHVNGVTHVFNYNLPENAEDYVHRIGRTGRAGEKGVSISFASEDDSFALPAIETYISQKLKTSVPDEGLMMTMENPPITRKRGGRRPQGGRGPGSRNQRPRRN, encoded by the coding sequence ATGACATCTGACCCAAAGCACACTGGCGACCTTCGTTTCAGGGACTTGAATCTGGACAAGCGTCTGCTGGATGCCATTACGGCGATTGGATTTGAATACTGTACGCCCATTCAGGCTGAAACTCTCCCGTGGACCCTGGCCTGTGAGGACCTAATTGGTCAGGCACAGACTGGTACTGGCAAGACGGCGGCGTTCCTGATTACCGCCATTCAGACATTGCTGGAAACGCCCATCCCCGAAAACGAAAGATTTGCCTCCGAACCTCGGGTGTTGGCGCTGGCACCAACCCGCGAGCTGGCGATGCAAATTGCCAAGGATGCTGAGCAACTATGCCAATACACCGGTCACAACGTCGTGACTGTAGTCGGCGGCATGAATTACGACAAGCAGCGGGACCAATTGCAGAACGGGGTTGTGGATATCCTCGTGGCAACTCCGGGCCGTCTGATTGACTTTCTCGGCTCCCAGGACGTTTTCCTTGACCAGCTTGATATCCTGATCCTCGACGAGGCTGACCGGATGCTGGACATGGGCTTTATTCCTGATGTTAAACGCATTATCCGGAAGTGCTCCGCCAAGGAAGACCGGCAGACACTATTGTTCAGTGCCACCTTCAATCAGGACGTCCTCAATCTGGCTTCCATGTGGACACAGAATGCCGAGTTCGTGGAAATCGAGCCTGAGCAAAAGACGGCTGAACGAGTAGAGCAAACGGTCTATCTGGTGGGCGAAGACGAAAAACTGCCTGTTCTGGTGAACTACCTCAAGCGGCCAGAGGTAGAGAAGGCGATTGTATTCGCCAATCGTCGTGACCAGTGTCGGGACCTGGAAGAAGATCTGCGTAACCAGGGTGTCAAGGTATCCCTGATGTCGGGAGAGATCGCCCAGAACAAGCGCCTGAAGACTCTGGATCAGTTCAAGAAGGGTAGTATCCAGGTCTTGGTGGCGACCGATGTTGCGGGCCGCGGAATCCATGTGAACGGAGTGACCCACGTTTTCAACTACAATCTACCGGAAAATGCCGAGGATTACGTGCATCGAATCGGACGCACGGGTCGGGCGGGCGAGAAAGGGGTTTCTATCAGCTTTGCGAGTGAAGATGATTCATTTGCGCTGCCAGCCATTGAGACCTACATCAGTCAGAAACTGAAGACGTCGGTACCGGATGAAGGGCTTATGATGACGATGGAGAATCCGCCGATTACCCGTAAGCGCGGCGGACGTCGGCCTCAGGGTGGCCGCGGTCCGGGTAGTCGCAACCAGCGCCCTCGCAGGAACTGA
- the pdxB gene encoding 4-phosphoerythronate dehydrogenase PdxB, producing the protein MLIVADENIPLLDSFFGDFGEIRRVSGRTMSAGDVRDADILLVRSVTRVSRELLEGSRVRFVGTTTIGTDHVDQEWLKQNGISFSAAPGCNANSVAEYVLSILSLHAERRGLDDWTRLSVGIVGVGNVGRELAHKLERLGFALRLCDPPRAEHEEEGSHPFVTLDEALECDVVTLHTPLTRDQAHSTYHMVGESELAGLTAEQLLINAGRGEVIDTKALQARLEQASPPIVALDVWEREPHINADLVDQVWLATPHIAGYSLEGKVQGTEMIYQALSRFLGLPVRKKAGQFLPEPALSKVSFTSAADEDDAVRIALRACYDPRRDDARLRATMKGSPEERAAAFDRLRRDYPVRRECSSLKVQLKGTSKSLQDSFRAIGFKLKI; encoded by the coding sequence ATGTTGATCGTAGCAGACGAAAATATCCCGTTACTCGATTCCTTCTTTGGGGATTTTGGAGAAATCCGACGTGTGTCGGGCAGAACCATGAGCGCGGGCGATGTCCGGGATGCGGATATCCTCCTGGTGCGTTCCGTAACCCGGGTAAGTCGAGAACTGCTGGAAGGGTCCAGGGTGCGTTTCGTCGGTACGACGACCATCGGAACCGATCACGTGGACCAGGAGTGGCTGAAGCAAAACGGTATCAGTTTTTCCGCAGCGCCCGGGTGCAACGCCAACAGCGTCGCCGAGTATGTCTTGTCGATTTTGTCCCTGCATGCCGAGAGGCGCGGTCTGGATGACTGGACGCGCCTGAGTGTTGGCATTGTAGGTGTGGGCAACGTTGGCAGAGAGCTTGCCCACAAATTGGAAAGGCTGGGCTTCGCTCTCCGTCTTTGTGATCCGCCCAGAGCGGAGCATGAGGAAGAAGGCAGTCATCCATTTGTGACCCTGGATGAAGCGCTTGAGTGTGATGTGGTGACACTTCATACGCCGCTTACGAGGGATCAGGCCCACTCGACGTATCACATGGTCGGGGAGTCGGAGTTGGCTGGATTGACGGCCGAACAACTGCTGATTAATGCAGGGCGTGGTGAAGTTATCGACACAAAGGCTCTGCAGGCCCGGTTAGAGCAAGCCAGTCCGCCAATAGTGGCGCTGGATGTCTGGGAGCGCGAGCCGCATATCAATGCCGACCTGGTAGACCAGGTATGGCTGGCAACGCCGCACATCGCGGGGTACAGTCTGGAAGGCAAGGTCCAGGGTACCGAGATGATATACCAGGCACTGAGTCGTTTCCTTGGATTGCCTGTGCGAAAGAAAGCCGGGCAGTTCCTGCCCGAGCCTGCATTGAGCAAGGTTTCCTTTACCAGTGCCGCCGACGAGGATGACGCGGTCAGGATCGCTTTGCGGGCCTGTTATGATCCGCGTCGGGACGATGCCCGCCTGAGGGCCACCATGAAAGGATCACCGGAAGAGCGGGCAGCGGCCTTTGACCGCCTACGTCGGGACTACCCGGTACGGCGGGAATGTTCAAGCCTGAAAGTGCAGCTCAAAGGCACCAGTAAGTCCCTTCAGGACAGCTTCAGGGCGATTGGCTTCAAACTGAAAATCTGA